A genomic stretch from Chitinophaga lutea includes:
- a CDS encoding SDR family NAD(P)-dependent oxidoreductase, producing MSFFRLDGKVAVVTGGGSGIGQAVAKVLAASGADVHVLELNEEAGQGTVNEITAAGGKGQVHGCNVADQAAVVAVMQKVVATSGQLNILVNCAGIAHVGKLETTTEADLDRIYAVNVKGTYNCMFAAIEPMKKQGGGVILNIASIASSVGIPDRFAYSMSKGAVLTMTLSAAKDYLASNIRVNCVSPARVHTPFVDGFIAKNYPGQEAEMFDKLSKTQPIGRMAKPEEIGYLALYLCSDEAGFITGCDYPIDGGFIKLNN from the coding sequence ATGAGTTTTTTCCGATTAGATGGAAAAGTGGCCGTTGTAACCGGCGGCGGAAGCGGGATTGGGCAGGCGGTGGCGAAGGTGCTGGCGGCCAGCGGCGCGGATGTGCACGTGCTGGAACTGAATGAGGAAGCAGGGCAGGGCACCGTGAACGAGATTACCGCCGCGGGCGGCAAAGGGCAGGTGCACGGTTGCAACGTGGCAGACCAGGCGGCTGTAGTGGCCGTGATGCAGAAAGTGGTGGCCACCAGCGGGCAGCTCAACATCCTGGTCAACTGCGCGGGCATCGCCCACGTAGGCAAACTGGAAACCACTACCGAGGCGGACCTCGACCGGATATACGCCGTGAACGTAAAAGGGACGTACAACTGCATGTTCGCGGCCATCGAGCCGATGAAAAAACAGGGCGGCGGCGTGATCCTCAATATCGCGTCCATCGCGTCCAGCGTGGGCATCCCGGACCGTTTCGCCTACTCCATGAGCAAAGGCGCGGTGCTGACCATGACCCTGTCGGCCGCGAAAGATTACCTGGCGAGCAATATCCGCGTCAACTGCGTATCGCCTGCCAGGGTACATACCCCGTTCGTAGACGGGTTCATCGCTAAAAATTATCCCGGCCAAGAAGCCGAAATGTTTGATAAATTGTCGAAAACACAGCCCATCGGCCGTATGGCCAAACCGGAAGAAATCGGCTACCTGGCGCTTTACCTGTGCTCGGACGAAGCAGGCTTCATTACCGGTTGCGATTACCCGATCGACGGCGGATTTATTAAACTGAACAACTGA
- a CDS encoding fumarylacetoacetate hydrolase family protein: MKLIRFGLPGAEKPGVVTAAGMFDVSAFGEDFGERFLETDGLNRLAKWWDANGDKCPRVADGTRLGAPLTRPSKIICIGLNYADHARETGAAIPKEPIVFFKSTSSLVGPNDDLVIPRNSVKTDWEVELAVIIGKKASYVDEKDAMDYVAGYALHNDYSEREFQLERGGQWVKGKSNDTFAPLGPWLVTKDEIADINNVRLWLTVNGKKMQDGNTSNLIFNVPFIVSYLSQFMTLIPGDVISTGTPAGVGLGFNPQIFLKAGDVVELGIDGLGTSKQTAVAWQK, encoded by the coding sequence ATGAAACTTATCAGGTTTGGATTACCGGGAGCAGAAAAACCGGGTGTGGTAACAGCAGCGGGCATGTTCGACGTGTCCGCCTTCGGAGAAGATTTCGGCGAACGTTTCCTGGAAACGGACGGCCTCAACCGCCTCGCCAAATGGTGGGATGCCAACGGCGACAAATGTCCCCGCGTAGCAGACGGTACGAGACTGGGCGCTCCTTTGACGCGGCCTTCCAAGATCATCTGCATCGGCCTCAACTATGCCGACCATGCCCGCGAAACCGGCGCCGCCATTCCGAAAGAGCCCATCGTGTTTTTTAAATCCACCTCTTCCCTGGTAGGCCCGAACGACGACCTCGTGATTCCCCGCAACAGCGTGAAAACCGACTGGGAAGTGGAACTGGCCGTGATCATCGGTAAAAAAGCCAGCTATGTAGACGAGAAGGACGCCATGGATTATGTGGCCGGCTACGCGCTGCACAACGACTACAGCGAACGTGAATTCCAGCTCGAAAGAGGCGGTCAGTGGGTGAAAGGCAAGAGCAACGATACCTTCGCGCCGCTGGGCCCCTGGCTGGTAACGAAAGACGAGATCGCGGATATCAATAACGTACGCCTCTGGCTCACCGTGAACGGTAAAAAGATGCAGGACGGCAACACGTCCAACCTCATCTTCAACGTGCCTTTCATCGTGTCTTATCTCAGCCAGTTCATGACGCTCATCCCGGGCGACGTGATCTCTACCGGTACGCCCGCAGGCGTCGGCCTGGGCTTCAACCCGCAGATCTTCCTGAAAGCAGGCGATGTGGTGGAACTGGGCATCGATGGACTGGGCACTTCCAAACAAACCGCCGTAGCCTGGCAAAAATAA
- a CDS encoding L-rhamnose mutarotase: protein MKRYCYTLDLKDDPASIAEYEKIHKSIWPEIHKSITDAGITVMDIYRTGNRMFMIMEVDDSFSFETKAAMDAANPIVQKWEAFMWTFQQPIPTAKPGEKWVLMDKIFTL from the coding sequence ATGAAAAGATATTGTTACACGCTCGATCTGAAAGACGACCCGGCCTCCATTGCGGAATACGAAAAGATCCACAAAAGCATCTGGCCGGAAATCCACAAAAGCATCACGGACGCGGGCATTACGGTGATGGACATTTACCGCACCGGTAACCGCATGTTCATGATCATGGAAGTGGACGACAGTTTTTCATTCGAAACAAAAGCGGCCATGGACGCCGCCAATCCCATTGTACAGAAGTGGGAAGCATTCATGTGGACATTCCAGCAACCCATCCCCACGGCCAAACCCGGCGAAAAGTGGGTACTGATGGACAAGATTTTTACGTTATGA
- a CDS encoding amidohydrolase family protein, translating into MIIDAHQHFWHYFPERDTWMTDEVLQKDYLPADLAPVLAANGVDGCVAVQADQSERETQFLLQLANENDFIKGVVGWVDLKSPRVAERLEYFSQFPLLKGFRHIVQGEPDKEFLLRNDFCRGIANLQQFKFTYDILIYPHQLPAAVAFAKKFPDQPFVLDHLAKPDFETGELKGWEQHIRALAELPNVWCKLSGMVTEADHQNWQQDDFTPFLDVALEAFGAGRLMFGSDWPVCLIAADYPPMKKIVTDYIARLSASEQAQIMGGSAAAFYQL; encoded by the coding sequence ATGATCATAGACGCACACCAGCATTTCTGGCATTATTTCCCCGAACGGGATACCTGGATGACCGACGAGGTGCTCCAGAAAGATTACCTGCCCGCCGACCTGGCGCCGGTACTGGCCGCCAACGGGGTCGACGGCTGCGTGGCCGTACAGGCCGACCAGAGTGAGCGCGAAACGCAGTTCCTGTTACAGCTCGCCAATGAGAACGATTTCATCAAAGGCGTGGTGGGATGGGTAGACCTGAAAAGCCCGCGCGTGGCGGAGCGGCTGGAATATTTTTCGCAGTTCCCGCTGCTGAAAGGTTTCCGGCACATCGTGCAGGGAGAGCCCGACAAGGAGTTTCTCCTCCGCAACGATTTCTGCCGCGGCATCGCCAACCTGCAACAGTTCAAGTTCACCTACGATATTCTCATCTACCCGCATCAGCTGCCCGCCGCGGTGGCTTTTGCGAAGAAGTTCCCCGATCAGCCTTTCGTGCTCGACCACCTGGCCAAGCCCGATTTCGAGACCGGCGAACTGAAAGGGTGGGAGCAGCACATCCGGGCGCTGGCCGAACTGCCCAATGTATGGTGCAAGCTCAGCGGCATGGTGACGGAAGCGGACCATCAAAATTGGCAGCAGGACGACTTTACGCCCTTCCTCGATGTGGCGCTCGAAGCGTTCGGCGCAGGCAGGCTGATGTTCGGGTCCGACTGGCCCGTGTGCCTGATTGCGGCGGATTATCCGCCGATGAAGAAAATCGTGACGGACTACATTGCCCGCCTCTCCGCCAGTGAACAGGCGCAGATCATGGGCGGCAGTGCGGCGGCATTTTATCAATTATAA
- a CDS encoding L-fucose dehydrogenase: MNLGLQDKVVIVTGGAKGIGEAVAKLIAAEGGVAIIAGRKEADNEKAVDAIRQAGGKAFGIQAELGNVEDCKKVIDLTVKEYGRIDGLINNAGANDGVGLENGSPEKFMASLQNNLSHYYNLAHYALPYLKATKGNIVNIGSKVATTGQGNTSGYAASKGAINALTREWAVELLPYSVRVNTVIPAEVWTPLYETWINSLPNPQEKLQSIVSKIPLEKRMTTSEEIAAMTVFLLSGLSAHTTGQIVYVDGGYTHLDRSIS, from the coding sequence ATGAATCTCGGATTACAGGATAAGGTGGTGATCGTGACCGGCGGCGCCAAAGGCATCGGTGAGGCGGTAGCGAAACTGATCGCGGCAGAAGGAGGCGTGGCCATCATTGCCGGCCGTAAAGAAGCCGACAACGAAAAGGCGGTAGACGCCATCCGCCAGGCCGGCGGCAAAGCCTTCGGCATACAGGCGGAACTGGGTAATGTGGAAGATTGTAAAAAAGTGATCGACCTCACGGTAAAAGAATACGGACGGATAGACGGGCTGATCAACAACGCCGGCGCCAACGACGGCGTGGGCCTCGAAAACGGCAGCCCCGAAAAGTTCATGGCGTCGCTGCAGAATAACCTGTCGCACTACTACAACCTCGCGCACTACGCCTTGCCTTACCTGAAAGCCACGAAAGGAAATATCGTGAACATCGGCTCCAAAGTGGCCACCACCGGGCAGGGCAACACCTCCGGCTACGCCGCTTCCAAAGGCGCCATCAACGCGCTCACCCGTGAATGGGCGGTGGAACTGCTGCCGTATTCCGTAAGGGTGAACACGGTGATCCCCGCCGAAGTGTGGACGCCGCTGTACGAAACCTGGATCAATTCCCTGCCCAACCCGCAGGAAAAACTCCAGTCGATCGTATCCAAAATCCCGCTTGAAAAACGCATGACCACTTCCGAAGAGATCGCGGCCATGACGGTGTTCCTGCTCAGCGGCCTGTCCGCCCACACCACCGGGCAAATTGTGTATGTGGATGGCGGGTATACGCACCTCGACCGTTCTATCAGTTAA
- the fucP gene encoding L-fucose:H+ symporter permease: protein MAGGAATTTTYTSTGTKNGQKYLFPFILVTSLFFMWGLAYGLLDVLNKHFQEALNIDKARSTLLQGAYFGAYFIMALPAGYFMKKYSYKSGIIFGLLLYAAGAALFYPSAHYANFDAFLVALFVLASGLAFLETAANPYVTVLGEPSKSEFRLNLSQCFNGLGSFLGPLIASRLFFGGEEGAAASGGGKDLSSVQLVYIVMAAVVLLIAFLFYRTRLPEITVEEDAVVAKGGSGKGLFAHRHFVWGVVAQFFYVAAQVGIGALFINYVVEYLPGATSAKGSVMFGVALGLFTIGRFVGTALMRKIAPNTLLAIYAAINIALCGLVMSGQGAASIYGLTITFFFMSIMFPTIFALAVKDLGQHTKEGSSYLIMSIVGGALVPYVMGLVAEHESTAISFVVPLVCFVVVFFYGWKGSKLK from the coding sequence ATGGCGGGCGGCGCAGCTACCACAACCACTTATACATCCACCGGCACAAAAAACGGTCAGAAGTATTTATTTCCCTTCATACTCGTAACCAGCCTGTTCTTCATGTGGGGCCTGGCTTACGGCCTGCTCGACGTGTTGAACAAACACTTCCAGGAGGCGCTGAATATCGATAAAGCCCGTTCCACCCTTTTACAGGGCGCTTATTTCGGTGCTTATTTCATTATGGCGCTGCCGGCAGGTTACTTCATGAAGAAGTACAGCTACAAATCGGGTATCATTTTCGGCCTCCTGTTATATGCAGCCGGCGCCGCTTTATTTTACCCTTCCGCTCACTACGCGAATTTCGATGCCTTCCTTGTTGCATTATTCGTGCTGGCATCCGGCCTCGCGTTCCTTGAAACAGCAGCCAACCCGTATGTAACGGTGTTGGGCGAACCGTCGAAGTCAGAATTCCGGCTCAACCTTTCGCAGTGTTTTAACGGGCTAGGCTCCTTTCTCGGGCCGCTGATCGCTTCAAGACTGTTTTTCGGGGGAGAAGAGGGCGCCGCAGCAAGTGGCGGCGGAAAAGACCTGTCTTCCGTTCAGCTTGTTTACATCGTGATGGCGGCAGTCGTACTGCTGATCGCATTTCTGTTCTATCGCACACGCCTCCCGGAAATTACGGTGGAGGAAGATGCGGTGGTGGCAAAAGGCGGTTCAGGCAAAGGATTGTTCGCGCATCGTCACTTTGTATGGGGTGTGGTTGCACAGTTCTTTTATGTGGCGGCGCAGGTAGGTATCGGCGCACTGTTCATCAACTACGTGGTGGAATACCTGCCGGGTGCAACCAGCGCCAAAGGTTCCGTCATGTTTGGCGTTGCGCTCGGCCTCTTCACGATCGGGCGTTTTGTGGGCACGGCATTGATGCGCAAAATTGCACCGAATACGCTGCTGGCAATTTACGCGGCTATCAATATCGCCCTGTGCGGTCTTGTAATGAGCGGCCAGGGAGCGGCTTCCATTTACGGGCTTACCATCACGTTCTTCTTCATGTCCATCATGTTCCCGACTATTTTTGCACTGGCGGTGAAGGATCTTGGACAGCATACCAAAGAAGGGTCATCGTATCTGATCATGTCGATCGTGGGTGGCGCACTCGTGCCATACGTAATGGGCCTGGTAGCCGAACATGAATCAACCGCCATCTCGTTTGTGGTGCCGTTGGTCTGCTTCGTAGTGGTGTTCTTCTACGGATGGAAGGGCTCCAAACTGAAATAA